A window of Rosa rugosa chromosome 7, drRosRugo1.1, whole genome shotgun sequence genomic DNA:
GCCTTTTTGCATAgaatccgttggctcgaatAGCTCAATAGGTTTCGATtcgccctaagagcgtagagagtttttgtgacagtaatcaaggtgttatttggcaagtggaatttgggccattccatgtccttgaactaatcctgatggcccagccatcgtagtcacaaagtaatatgctcagaatttcaaatggagtcataatgaaaaaagaacttgaaattttattcataagccaacggtaTACATCATTAtttctttgaccaaaagaaaatctaatccgaatactagctaatgcaaaacaatggtactcgtttgacttctttcgatAACTccaaataaatatgaccagatGAGTAGAgtgatgtcggtggagcaaagctcgcttaagtaccacttatctcaaaaccttcctagacatcaaacttactttggatgagcctagttgaagaaaaacttaaccaatggcatttagtacaaaatatatggtaattgcctattacatctcttggaaaaataaagactcaaacaaaatcAGCGATATATTGATCCCAGCGAGATTTGAAGTCCTCAACCCATAGTTcgagatcaccttcttgatcttcttgttccatatggTGAGCTTCTCTCGCTTCATAATACGCTTTGTAGGCGATGACAATattttcacgagctctacaaatgtgtgcccaatgatcggatgctccacatcgagaacatacatctctgtgctcagactcccatgattgaggcgctttgaaagagtcattaggatggcgattagtgttggtggtgccacctGTATGGGTCACCAATATGGCcaaaggcgttgcctccctctctctttccacttAGACCTCTTTAGTtctgtgttcgcctattttggcggtcaCCTTCTTCATTAGagtgagaatatggaccagaatgtccaAAATTGTCCATAGATTTAGGGTTTCCCTCTTGACgtcctcccttaggggcgcgattataattggactccggaatacGCTCTATTCctacggatctcgaattatagtttttcacaaggatgttgtcatgcttttcagtgacattcattgctctaatgagctcatgaaaccttgtgatctgtcctgcagtaacatagattcgatagttcttagcaaccatcaaggcagagatggggaaggtatagagagtcctctcaatcaacatcgcatctgtgatctctttactacaaaattccattaaggatttaatgcgaagtgcttccgagttgtaatcAAGAATtgtcttgaaatcacagaagtggagattatgccatctcacttctaggtcagaaagtatggagtcacggacgttgccaaagcttttttcgagtgagacccacagccttttggggtcttcttcattcagatacttgtactggagtgaatcatccatatgacgagtcattaggatgatggctttcgccttatttgcctctaaagctgctctattttcttccaaagcttgagcttgctcaacagatagcacgtcctggctagagCAAAAATCATATCCAAGATTCCTTGGGGCTTGAGATGCTGgcagacatcacgaacccacttgtgatatctaGAGCCAATTGTCCCCAATTgagcaaagtccagtttgtgcaggttactcatcctgaaaaatgaacaagaaaaagggttagtttcggagcaaaaaggctaccacgaaaataaaaaacaaattaatttctgagtgtagtcactcccaagaaattaggaatttctgagcgtagtcactaccaagaaattcgattccaagagatattggattagatcgaaacaatgatgtgtatgtggtcgatcatatattctcaacaaactctaagtttgaagatctcaacaatctccaagcttggagatagcacgaacccccacagttcagcTTAAGTCTCCCCACAAAAGAAGAAGTGAAGGGTAGAACAAGGGATGTCGGAAGTCCCTGAGAAAAGAAATTGCATAAAAGTAAACAAAAGCGGCAACTTTAATGAAAAATTACCTTGAAAAGGATCAAAAGGGGTTGCCAAAACTTTTGACCGGAAGTGTTACGTCtggtatctcaatttacctatttactggtcatttgggCGGTAAACAACAATTACTCTCACTTTTTACTTCGTTTCAGTATTTTTCGTTGaccaaaagttgactttttgttcggtttcaattttgagaaaacttccttcatgaaagttgtaaaAGGTATTAAACGGAGTTCGTAGACACGAAGCACGCAAAAATCGGAATTCGTATGAATGAGTTACGGTCTACGGAAGTTCAGTTACGCCAGAGTTTTTGAGAGTCAGTGAAGGGTAAAACCGACTTTTCACAAAGTCAAGTATAAAAAGGGAAAAACCCTAaattctctctcatttttctcctctctccctctctcggCCGCACGACCCCTTCTCTCTCTTGCACGTCGTTCTTCTGCTAGCGCCGGAAAATGCTagtttccggccaccacctctcgtcaccgccaccaccaatcggTCCGACACCTAGTTTCGACGCAAGCCCAGGCCAAATCGACGAGTTCTACCGAGCCTAGCCACCATGCACAGCAACCACAGTCCCCGCGATTTTGTCTCCTTCAATTCCGGCGACTCCCTCAGCTCACCGCTGCCGCCAACGTGTTTGGATCAAGCCAAGCCACAAAACCCAAATGTTTCTCCTCCAATCGACGCCGGAAAGCTGCCATATGCATCACTGCCGGTGACTCCGAATCTGCTTGTCCTCGTTCTCCAATCTCCAGCCCAAATTGAGCTGCACAACCACCAAAGTTGGAATCAGAGCCTCCTCATTCTTCAAAACCCTTTGGTCCCGACCTTTGCTTCGGCCAGAACCGTTGCACGCGCTGCCGCTGCCGTGTGGACCACCGTGGCTCCGCCACCGGAATTCCAGGCCACCTTTATTAGTTTTTGATTATGAGTtatgaagtttttggagaaaggAATGGGCATTGGTTCAGTTTGATGTATAATGAAGGAAGGAAGGTAAGAAGCAGGAACTCTATTTTTAAGATATAAATTTGGTTGAAGATTGTTATTTAATTGTGTTGTTATTGCTAGGAGTTCGAATGGTTGTTGGTGGTGGAGGACTACACTTATTTAGAATTGGCCCTCTGtttgaagatgaagaattgGTAAGGAACTGGGTTCGGTGACCTTATAATTGCTATAATTGGTTTGGTCAAATTATGGAATTGATGGAGTTCACTACACCAAAactggtcttttacggcccaccatgtgcgccgtaaaagcctatttacggcgcacaaaaaCACGCTGTAAAAGctcgcgccgtaaaagaccatgggtcttttacggcatgcaaaAATGCGTCATAAAAGAATAAGTAACACGCCATAAAAGTAGTTCCACAACCATCATTTAGGTCATTTACTACCCacattgcacgccgtaaaagtcCTCATATTAAAGGCGTACacagcacgccgtaaaagagtgGCTAAACTCCTAGTTAAGGCACACACTGCCCGCCGTAAATGAGGTatgttcaaacaaaaaaaaaaatttcctttttCCTCAAATATCATACTCATATTACCCTCATTGTAATTAATTTCATTTATAAAGTAACAACTGGAAATGTATTAGTAAAACTCATTACATCAATCAATTAAAGTCatatccctaaaccctaaacatatTTGAAGTTACCTAACTACAACAGAGGAATTTAAGCAAGTTCATTGTTATACTATAACTGCCTTTGGTTTCCTTTCAATATGCTTCTGTTTCCATGTCCTTCCCTTCTCTGCTGAGCTTTTATTCTCGTCACTCAACTAATAGCTAGCATTGAGCTTTCATCCAACctatcaactagaaacaaacAGCTTCTATCAACATACTTTAAAAGTTTAAATCATCACTTCAATCATATATAAATGAACTGAAGCTTTTAGTTGCAAGGTGTACAAACTTTTGAATTTGATCACTTACATATCACACTAAGATTGCACATACTGACCTCTTCTTTTGTCCAAGGTATCAATTGTTTGAATGTACCAGTGATCGATTCATCTAGTATAGCAAAAGACCTCATTGATCCTATTAAAAATATCATACAGAGGATGTCATTCACCAAGTAAAAACATAAGGTAATTAACTAATAGGACTTTCCAAACAAACATTGCttactttattttcttaatgaacACTAAAGACTATCAGTGGACTCTTTACCTCAAGATTGTTAAGAGTCACACTACACATACGATTAATAGAATTCAGTAAAAATTAATATGTACAAGGATCCCTAGGAATGTGTTAATACTAGATATGCATTATGTTCTACCATTCCTTTTTCCATCATATCCCTTGGGCTTCTTTACACTTTTCCACAGGCAGATACAACGACAAAGAAATACATGTAAAAAAATGAGCCTTGATACTTACCAACAGCAACTTTTGTAAGCCCAGGAAGGTCAAGATGTGTCAAGTTGATAACTGCCAGGAATCAAACATAAATTTGTTATGTCagtagaagagaagaagaaaatgtggTAATCACAACACTACTACTCTCACAATCCGTGGCTAGGTCACTCATTCAACAATGTGGCACACTTTAGTTCTAGTTATACTAGTTTTGGAAATCCTGAAAAAGCCTTCCATCTTATCTGTTTATCATTTTAAGAAATGTGATAATATGCAAAACTTGAGTAGATTTTCCTAAGATTGTAAATGACATTTGAAACAAGATTGTCAAATCCAAGACAAATTACTATGTTAACAGTCTATGAATACCTCCACACATTCTTTCTCATTCCAATTCCCAAAGTGCCGGATGCAAAATAAGTACAAGCAAACAAATCAAGTACCCATTATCTTACCATTAGGAGAATATATGCTAAGATGAATTGGAACACTGGAGATCATTTGCTGCGGCCAGTTTCACGATCTGTCTAGTCTGAAATTTCCTTTCTTACAGCAGCTGTACATACATAATCAATATTGGCATGTTAGTCGTGTgaagaaaataaacaagtaaacaaAAAAGATTAATCAAGCTACTGATTTTCATTTTATTATTCCTTGAGATATACTTTGAAAGTGTAATATGGAAACCTTACTGATATGGATAccaataaaatttaaatagaaTTGAAACATAGCAAATTAAATCCAAACGagcaaaatcagaaaaagaaTAAGCTCAGCTTGGCTTGTTTCCATGACTGAGCTTGAGCTTAGCTTGGACGCTTCGTACAACTCAGTGACAAataatcaaacaaataaagatgTGCGATTAAATAGAGTAATGGACCACCCAGAGGCTTAATATGAACTTGGGAGGTGACATTAAGCTATTAAGTAATATGGACTCTATAGTCTATACCTTACTAAGTCAATATCACAGATTCAAAGTAGACGAGCATGCAACTCTTATATCTAACATCAATCACTAAACTTTTACTTTGGAAGGCTTCTGATGGACCCAAATTTAAAAACAAgccttctcattctaaaaatttgattcatttcaaattctttcAGAAATTATGCCTCTTATATCTAACATTGATCACTACACTTTTGCTTTGGAAAGGCTTCTTGTCTTTCGCTCAAAATGGATCTATTTTTTAAAACAAGCCATCTGATTATACAAAAAATTGCAATCCTAAAACCCAGAAACTAACAAGCCAAgtttaattatataaaaaaCCATATATCATTCTGAAGAAGAACCTATTCAGTCTTCCAACAGGAAATCGTTCCCTGCTTTCTGTTACTACAGGTAAATAATTGACCTATCAAACAACTGATGAGCAGCAAGGCTTGCTTCCAAATCTTACTAAAGTATGTCTTGCAGCATAGAAATAACCCATCAGAACCCAAGCTGTAAAAGTAAATTGGACACCAATATTTATCCTTTCCCCACCGCTAACATACCAAAGGTAGAGGAAGCAGCTCATAGTACACTCTGTAAAACTGACTATGCTAGGATTGCTGATAGCTTGAAAGCTATTTCAATGCTTCTGCTTAACACAATAATCATACTCTCTATCTTCATCGCTAAGCAAATTATGCAACAGACTTCAATCAAGCAAAGCATTCACATAGCATCTACTAAGAAATAGGTTATACAGCTGACCAAAGCAGAGTCCGAATACCTGGATCAAtcagagagaaaagagaaggtGGAGGAATGAATCGGGAGCTGACCTGGCCACCAACGGCAGCGATGGAGGGAAGCGAGTCCCAAAGAGTCGGTAATGCGCTAGCTTCGCCGTGGTCACCGAGAGCTGTGCAAGCTCTTTGGATTTTGTTGACCAGTGAGCGGTGACGGAGGGAGCTACGAACGGGGTGGGAGTCAAATCGCGTGGATCTGAGAAAACGTTCACGATTCGGAAAAGGTAGATCTGCTATGGGGATTGTGACGGTGATGAGTCGGCTAGACAGAAATAGAGAAAGGAGGTGTGGGGATGTTCGAGAGTATTTGAAAACTTAGACCTGAGCTGCTCAATAACCAgtagaaaattatgaaaatcaaaaacccaaaaagagaATTGGAATAGCAATTGGAAGAGGGAAATTTCGCGAGAGAGCCGTGTTGGGCGTCTGAGAGGAGAGAGGTTTCGTTTTCGATGAGCACCTTTATTTCCTTTCacagaacaaaagaaaaaaaggtggGAAGTTTAAGTTTGGCGAAAAAAATTGAGCGGGCAACACAGTTTGATACCACCTCCATTTGCGGCGCACAACTAATGCACGCACTAAATACCTCATCCTCATTTACGGCATGCAACCAAAGAATGCCGTAAATACCTCTACATAATACTACATTTATGGCGTGCTACCAATGCAAGCCGTAAATAACTCATGACAGGATCTTATTTATGGCGCACTTTtaaagcacgccgtaaataaCTCTATGTAACACTACATTTACGGCATGCATtaattgcacgccgtaaatgactaatttttacggcacacatgtatgcacgccgtaaattttAGGCGGTAAAAGCCCAGATTTCTTGTAGTGGTTATTGGTTTGCAATTAGAATGGTTTCAAATATATTTTCGATGGTGTTATGCTTATGCAAAGTTTGGAAGTGACGAATTGATTACCATTGTGGAAATGTCTTACTAGAAGTGGTAAGTAGTTTGGCCAAATAATGAAGGTATTGGTGAATATTGAATGGATCGGTTTTGACGAGTTTGGCAAGTAActgaaagttgaaattgatgTTGAGAGGAAATTGTTAGTGAGAATGACAAATTTTATTTGAGCAAGTTAAATCGATTGTTCGACGAAGATTAATGAAACGAGTTGCCAATTGGAATATTCTAATACTACCATATCCGAGAATTACCGTAAAGACAGAATCATTTGGAAATGGTGATCATGAATCTTACATTTAAGGTTTAAAGGCTAAGTAAAAGGTCGAATGGTTAACTTGAATGATAACTTGGAAATAGTGTAATTACCATATTCCGAATGAGTTTACTTTATTAAGTGGATTATTCGGAAATGGTTACCTGTAATTATTAATTCAGAGTAGATTGGTGAATTTAACACGTTTTGGTTATTTAAGGAAGTTTTCATTGTTAATAAGTTACTAATTGGGCTTAATTATTTTATTAAGGACTCGAGCGTGACTACTTGAGATAGAACGAAAGCTCAATATCGAAAATGATTGAACGGAGAAATTTCCGAGCTCTTGACTTGGGATGGATGAGTTGACGGTTATTGCATTTGAatcactgtgagtggacttttgtttttgaataatgatgcatgcatttatttcttaaagtaaTGATCTAGTTATTTATCGTATTACATTTTGAGCATATAATTGTTTTCGgattttgatttcgatttatctcAAGGAATTACTTTCATTGATGAGTTTCATGAAGTGATTATAAATTATTCCAATTGTgattttcggatattaattttgttatgcccGGATTCGAAATgatgatttatgttgtttttcaacaaagTATTTTCTATGGTATTTATTTTAAAGtggaatattagttcattattgaacttccttgcttattcattattgacccgagaatattttggcgtgtgggacacgccgttgatttattgatctttcctatttatttatcgactttcgattttggcattgggaatgccttgatgatgattttagaatttgttttgtttcggtttacggggattacgatttattattatttctcgcctttttgctattgatttggagatacttttggcgtgtgggacacgtcgttggaaattcttttacgagagatgggggaagccttatgtattttgcatttactggattttcggttatgtttccctgtgccatactgaggggtgattttatcatgctagcattgattttccgcctttgtggcgcggtgatgggatcaccgtagcccttccgcctttgtggcgcaggttactgtctctgtgacagtaattctgtagcccagtatcctatcgctacacttggtggcgtaagggtatattacgggagttatgggagtatttagcctgggaggctatcatccgagcctgggaggctcactggtatggctatcatcttcccctactcattatattatttctgggctagcggggtctagtccgattcttttaaccagcggggctggtcttattttcttgagtaacGAAGTTTCAATCCTTTTTACTGGAtggttgtgactagcggggctagtcggttttcttgggTTGAATTatagttgttttgtttctttaacTTTTGCATGCATTGGgtttttaaaggaaaaaaatgtgggaaagtatgaagttttattttgttttattcatattaaattatttatttttgtccactcacgctaacgtttttatgtactttcccctgggcctttcggtttcaaatgcccagtttgcaggcgaaatta
This region includes:
- the LOC133722120 gene encoding phragmoplastin DRP1A-like isoform X2; its protein translation is MISSVPIHLSIYSPNVINLTHLDLPGLTKVAVGSMRSFAILDESITGTFKQLIPWTKEEVSMCNLSVICWMKAQC
- the LOC133722120 gene encoding phragmoplastin DRP1A-like isoform X1, whose protein sequence is MISSVPIHLSIYSPNVINLTHLDLPGLTKVAVGSMRSFAILDESITGTFKQLIPWTKEEVSMCNLSVIFDRLDESSMLAIS